The following is a genomic window from Candidatus Bathyarchaeota archaeon.
AGTTCTTGATAACACAGCTTTCTATCCAACTGGTGGAGGTCAACCCTCAGACAAAGGTATAATTGAAGAGGAAATTGGTAAAGCTGATATCGTGGACGTTCGATGGAACAAAGGACGAATTTTGCATCTGACAGATAACATGGTTGGTGAAATCAAGCAAAGAAGAGTAATTAGAGGAGTCATCGACTGGAAACGTCGGTATTCGTTGATGAAAAACCACACTGCAGCTCATATTATGGCAGAAGCCATCAGATGTGTTCTAAACAGTCCTGCAGAAATTGTAGGCTCAGGACTTGATGTTGACAAGGCGCGGTTAGATCTAGCTCTAGAAAATTCGTTAAGACCCGTGTTTCAAAGAATTGAAGACGTTGCAAATAGCATGGTTAAAGAGAATCGGGCTATTGAAATAAGGATTATGAGCCGTGTGGAAGCTGAAAAATACGTTG
Proteins encoded in this region:
- a CDS encoding alanine--tRNA ligase-related protein, which produces MEKIPATRLLYYDDAYLREFKAKVLQVTKNDGLVTIVLDNTAFYPTGGGQPSDKGIIEEEIGKADIVDVRWNKGRILHLTDNMVGEIKQRRVIRGVIDWKRRYSLMKNHTAAHIMAEAIRCVLNSPAEIVGSGLDVDKARLDLALENSLRPVFQRIEDVANSMVKENRAIEIRIMSRVEAEKYVEKFHESLKTLPSNVSQVRIVEVKDLHACACGGTHVKSTGELGVIRILGRVSKGKGVERLEFRAQSP